From Pseudomonadota bacterium:
GAGGATCTGAGGGTTTCCTACAGCACTGCCCAGAGAGGTGTTCAAAAACTTGAAGCTGTTGGGATTATCAAAAAGACGAGTGATAATAAACGAGACAAAATCTACTGTGCCATCGAAATATTACATATTCTAGAAGAACCTACAAAAATCAAGGCGGATGTTTATGAATAATAGCCGTATGTGATCGCTCTTTTAATCCTCTTGACTCTTTCATAAGTCCTTCATATATTGACCAATAGAATTAATAAAAAGATTTTTATCATAAAAAAGGGATAAGTACTATAAAATATTTGAAATATGCTGCTATGTGGTTGATTTTAATATCGCTAAAAAAATAATTGAGAAAGATTTAAAAGGAACCCAGTTTCAAGATTATGTAAGGATTTATAACGAAGATGACGAATAAAATTGAGCTTAAAAGATATCTAAAATCACTCAATTACCTCAACTTTATTCCAGGGTAAAAGAGAAAAGTTTGAACGGCTTTCTTCTTTTTCCCCTGCATAAATAAGATATCCCTTCTCTTCTTTTGCTAAATTTTTCCAATAGAGAAGACCTTCAAAAAAGGAAGAAGAGATGGTTTGAGAAGATTTGACCTCAATTGGAATAAGGTGAGGCTCATTATTTAGCCCATCATAAAGAGAAAACATCATGGCCACCGGTTATGAAGCCATAACCATTGCCCAGGATTTTCTCTTATCCAACGTTCGAGTGTTAGGTTGATCTTTTCAAGCGTTTTTTTAATGTCTTCCTCAGAATTTTCCGTCTTTTCTGCAAAGAAAGGTTTCTCATAGGTAATCTTAAAATGAGCGCCTTTAAGACGCACGACATGCGCTGCTACAATGGGTGCTTTAAATTTAAGTGCAAATTGTGCAATAGCAGGAGCCGTCCATGCAGGAGATCCAAAAAAAGGAATGGGCACTCCATCATTCATTTTTTGATCCATAAGCATTCCCACATGTCCTCCTTCTTTTAAAGCTTTAAGAGCTTCTCGTGCCCCAATTTTTCCTTTTGGATAATAAAGAAGAGAAGGGCATTTTTGGCGCTGCCGTTGAATTAAAAAGTTAATAAAAGGATTATTAGAGGCTCTATAGAGAAGCAAAAGAGAAAAACCACGCTGAACAGCGACTAAAGAGCTAATTTCCCAATTTGCGAGATGGGCTGAAAAAAAAAGTCCTGCGAGATGATCATCTCTTAAAAAGTCTACATTTTCAATTCCATTGACTTCTATATACTTAGAGTTTTTCACAAGGGTATGCATGTGAGGAAATTCCCCTATGGTTCGTCCAAGATTTTCCCACATGTCTTGAGAGATTTTAAAGCGCTCTAATTCTGTTTTTTCTGGAAAAGCACGTTTTAAATTTCGAAGAGCACGTTTATTAAGAAGTGTATAGGAACCAATCATACGCGCACATTTTCCTCCAAGCCAAGACGCGCAAGGGAGAGGAAATAACCAAAAAAAACTATAAAAAATTTGAAAAAATATAGCTTCTATAAAATGTTTTATTTTCCTAAAGAAAACTCTACGCATGAAAATTTTTCCTTAGAATATTTATAAGTTTTGCTTTGTCTTCAAAAACTAAATCAATAGGAATAAAAGAAACTTTCTTCTTAAAGGATTTAGGTAATCGCACATAGTCTTTTTCTGTGGTCACAAGCAGAGCATCTGATTTTTGAGCTTTTGATTCAAGGTTTCTTAAAGTAGATATGGAATATTTATAATGATCCGGAAAAGCAATAAAATCTAATATATTTGCATTTAACTCCTCAAGTGTTTTATAGAATTTTTCTGGAAAGCCAATTCCTGCAAATCCAATAACGTTTTTCTTATCAAATGCATGTTTGATTTTTTGATCTACCTCAAAATGTGCTTTTAAAATAGGAAGTTTAGGAGAAAGCCGAGATGTTATTTCTTGAATACCATAGAGATCCTTTCCAATTACAATAAGACCTTGCGCACGGTTAAATGCTTCTTGTAGATCTTCTCGCAAAGGCCCCATAGGAAAAATATGTTGATTTCCAAATCCAAAAAAACCATCTACAACAATCAATGAAATATCTTTAAAAAGGCTTGGATTTTGAAATCCATCATCCATAATAAGATGAGTTGCACCCTCTTCTTCAGCTTTTTTACCTCCTAATTTTCGAAAACGAGATACCCATGTTGGAGATTTTTGAGAAAGCAAAAGAGCTTCGTCACCAACTTCAAAACTGGTATGATCTTCTCTAACACGCACAGGACCTTTTAAAGATCCTTTATATCCTCGCGTTATAAAATG
This genomic window contains:
- a CDS encoding lauroyl acyltransferase, with the protein product MRRVFFRKIKHFIEAIFFQIFYSFFWLFPLPCASWLGGKCARMIGSYTLLNKRALRNLKRAFPEKTELERFKISQDMWENLGRTIGEFPHMHTLVKNSKYIEVNGIENVDFLRDDHLAGLFFSAHLANWEISSLVAVQRGFSLLLLYRASNNPFINFLIQRQRQKCPSLLYYPKGKIGAREALKALKEGGHVGMLMDQKMNDGVPIPFFGSPAWTAPAIAQFALKFKAPIVAAHVVRLKGAHFKITYEKPFFAEKTENSEEDIKKTLEKINLTLERWIRENPGQWLWLHNRWP
- the lpxK gene encoding tetraacyldisaccharide 4'-kinase; this translates as MFKNPPLFWYKKKRSLSFIVLYPFLWFGQFFYRFFSSLKRKNTKSLKLNIPVICVGNVNLGGVGKTPTCLALSDLILEEYKNAACHFITRGYKGSLKGPVRVREDHTSFEVGDEALLLSQKSPTWVSRFRKLGGKKAEEEGATHLIMDDGFQNPSLFKDISLIVVDGFFGFGNQHIFPMGPLREDLQEAFNRAQGLIVIGKDLYGIQEITSRLSPKLPILKAHFEVDQKIKHAFDKKNVIGFAGIGFPEKFYKTLEELNANILDFIAFPDHYKYSISTLRNLESKAQKSDALLVTTEKDYVRLPKSFKKKVSFIPIDLVFEDKAKLINILRKNFHA